From a region of the Podospora pseudopauciseta strain CBS 411.78 chromosome 7 map unlocalized CBS411.78m_7, whole genome shotgun sequence genome:
- the COX4 gene encoding Cytochrome c oxidase subunit 4 (EggNog:ENOG503P5BA; COG:C; BUSCO:EOG09265MAN), giving the protein MLLQRSALAIARRAAVAPAVRRSLATSAVRRDAVPDTKIKGIKEVKTVDDLFGPGAPAGTVPTDVEQSTGLERLEILGKMESVDVFDMRPLDASRLGTLSNPVLVRSAGEEQFAGCTGVPADSHNVIWLGMTRERPVERCPECGSVYKMEYVGPQEDHHHDHGHGHGWKEPKTMADYVKPEYW; this is encoded by the exons ATGCTCCTGCAGCGCTCCGCCCTCGCGATCGCCCGCCGGGCTGCCGTCGCCCCGGCTGTCCGCCGTTCCCTGGCCACCTCCGCCGTGCGCC GTGACGCCGTTCCTGATACCAAGATCAAGGGCATCAAGG AGGTCAAGACCGTTGACGACCTTTTCGGCCCCGGTGCCCCCGCCGGCACCGTCCCTACCGATGTCGAGCAGTCGACTGGTCTCGAGCGTCTCGAAATTCTCGGCAAGATGGAGAGCGTTGACGTCTTCGACATGCGCCCTCTTGATGCCTCGCGCCTCGGCACACTCTCCAACCCCGTTCTCGTCCGCTCCGCCGGCGAGGAGCAGTTCGCCGGTTGCACTGGTGTCCCCGCTGACTCCCACAACGTCATCTGGCTCGGT ATGACCCGTGAGCGCCCCGTTGAGCGGTGCCCCGAGTGCGGCAGCGTCTACAAGATGGAGTACGTCGGTCCCCAGGAGGATCACCACCACGATCACGGTCACGGCCACGGCTGGAAGGAGCCCAAGACCATGGCCGACTACGTCAAGCCCGAGTACTGGTAA
- a CDS encoding uncharacterized protein (COG:S; EggNog:ENOG503P6QU), producing the protein MPPKITAKNLQYNTTLPPFLARLRGEATSSSEFDGGGPDPILAARRRPTKKRSGSAEAEDAPTIVDEHGNTVQDVTVGVDGSVKATASAPAEEEKGGHDDNKSAAEDQAQAKAASIGAAGKKRRVGKVVGADADEEEDQKKDAAPITNTKAEDKEGTASAPKAKPKRKAKKIKLSFGVDEG; encoded by the coding sequence atgccCCCGAAAATCACGGCCAAAAACCTGCAGTAtaacaccaccctccccccgtTCCTCGCCCGTCTCCGAGGCGAggcaacttcctcctccgagtttgatggtggtggtccagACCCCATCCTCGCGGCCCGAAGGCGACCAACCAAGAAACGGTCCGGCAGCGCCGAGGCAGAAGACGCCCCTACGATAGTGGATGAGCACGGCAACACAGTGCAGGATGTCACTGTTGGGGTAGACGGCAGCGTAAAGGCGACTGCGTCCGCGCcggcagaagaagagaagggtGGCCATGACGATAACAAATCAGCTGCGGAGGACCAGGCACAAGCAAAGGCGGCTAGCATTGGCGCTgctgggaagaagagaagagtaGGAAAGGTCGTTGGCGCGGAtgctgacgaggaggaggatcagAAGAAGGACGCTGCTCCCATaaccaacaccaaagccgaggacaaggaggGTACAGCATCAGCGCCAAAAGCCAAGCCCAagaggaaggcgaagaagattAAGCTTAGTTTCGGTGTCGATGAGGGCTGA
- a CDS encoding uncharacterized protein (COG:S; EggNog:ENOG503PEFR) — translation MTPSGHPIDWEAHRKIFEDLYMVQDMSLPEVMKIMREDYGVEATKKMYKKRIKAWGLFKNINGDEMLTMLRINEHRRRQGKRTQFYLRGKPVLDSKLRRFATRHGVVLDDEDFGGDVQAALRGITFSTPEPEDRTEITTPTHGNAPHLSPVISDADVTSLDCFVGSPNTDPLEVPRREYPDISWDVPVSSSQSLAGTASPTHQVYAWLEDADHSRLDGDYHFPPLSMGVESGHDVVQASTAQSFPYGQQLEFHQPAERPSSDSLEDPALPFGQAPEFLWNQASFHNTLINSEVTFTGPSLTEGINTNFVARDETAALYYGFSQDHNNTPVSYDEHDSINYGGWYDDNFTWPS, via the exons ATGACTCCTTCTGGTCATCCGATTGATTGGGAGGCCCATCGGAAGATCTTCGAGGACCTGTATATGGTTCAGGACATGTCGCTCCCTGAGGTCATGAAGATCATGAGGGAAGATTACGGTGTGGAAGCCAC CAAGAAAATGTACAAAAAGCGAATCAAGGCCTGGGGATTGTTCAAAAACATCAACGGAGACGAGATGTTGACGATGCTACGGATCAACGAACATCGGCGCAGACAGGGCAAAAGAACACAGTTCTATTTGCGGGGCAAGCCGGTCCTGGACTCAAAGCTTCGACGTTTTGCAACTCGTCATGGTGTGGTattggatgatgaagactttggtggtgatgtgcaAG CTGCTCTCAGAGGCATCACCTTTTCGACCCCGGAGCCTGAAGATCGTACTGaaatcaccaccccaacacaTGGCAACGCTCCACATCTGAGCCCAGTGATAAGCGATGCGGACGTGACATCTCTTGACTGCTTCGTGGGCTCACCAAACACAGACCCGCTCGAAGTGCCACGTCGTGAATATCCAGATATATCATGGGATGTGCCCGTGTCTTCATCCCAGTCTCTTGCGGGTACGGCGTCTCCGACACATCAAGTTTACGCTT GGCTGGAGGACGCGGATCATTCTCGGCTTGATGGCGATTATCACTTCCCGCCACTTTCCATGGGTGTGGAATCAGGACACGATGTTGTCCAGGCTTCAACCGCCCAGTCATTTCCATATGGTCAACAGTTGGAATTTCATCAGCCCGCCGAAAGACCTTCCAGCGACAGCCTAGAAGATCCAGCCCTGCCGTTCGGTCAGGCTCCAGAGTTCTTGTGGAACCAGGCTTCGTTTCACAATACACTCATAAACAGCGAAGTCACTTTCACAGGACCCTCTCTTACCGAAGGAATAAACACAAACTTCGTAGCACGGGATGAGACAGCGGCTCTTTACTATGGCTTCTCCCAGGATCACAACAATACACCGGTGTCCTACGACGAGCATGATTCTATCAACTATGGTGGATGGTACGATGACAACTTTACCTGGCCCAGTTGA
- a CDS encoding uncharacterized protein (EggNog:ENOG503NUBW; COG:C) — translation MAPPAKLPTRRLGKNGPEIPAIGFGLMGLSTAYGSVGSDEDRLKVLDRAWELGYTNWDSADMYADSEDLLGKWFALHPERRADIFLATKFALQYGPNGLTINSSPAYCRQQCEKSLRRLGTSYIDLYYIHRVGGKTPIEHTMAELVKLKAEGKIRHIGISAASADTVRRAAAIDHVDAYQVEYSPWSLDIEGPETNHLLQTCRDLGVAVFAYSPLGRGIMTGQIKSPDDFEPGDLRRLFPRFSKENFPKNLALVEKFRIMADKKGCTPGQLTVAWLMAQGEDIFPIPGTKNIKYLEENVGAVRVEVSEDEEREIRGWLNDFGFAGIRVPPGLLDEFNDTPPLS, via the exons ATGGCACCTCCAGCCAAGCTTCCCACCCGCAGGCTGGGCAAAAACGGCCCTGAAATCCCAGCCATCGGTTTCGGGTTGATGGGGCTGAGCACTGCATACGGTTCTGTCGG CTCGGATGAAGACCGCCTCAAAGTGCTCGACCGAGCCTGGGAACTAGGCTACACCAACTGGGACTCGGCCGACATGTATGCCGACAGCGAAGACCTGCTGGGGAAGTGGTTCGCCCTCCACCCCGAACGCCGCGCcgacatcttcctcgccaccaAATTTGCCCTCCAGTACGGTCCCAACGGCCTGACCATCAACAGCTCCCCGGCCTACTGCCGCCAGCAGTGCGAAAAGAGCCTTCGGCGGCTCGGGACATCGTACATCGACCTCTACTACATCCACCGCGTAGGCGGCAAGACGCCCATCGAGCACACCATGGCCGAGCTGGTCAAGCTGAAAGCCGAGGGCAAGATCCGGCACATTGGGATTTCGGCTGCGTCGGCGGATACAGTTCGCCGGGCTGCTGCCATCGACCATGTTGATGCCTACCAGGTGGAATACAGCCCTTGGTCACTCGACATTGAAGGGCCCGAGACCAATCACTTGCTTCAGACCTGCCGGGACTTGGGCGTCGCCGTTTTTGCGTACTCCCCGCTGGGAAGGGGCATCATGACGGGTCAGATCAAGTCGCCGGATGACTTTGAGCCTGGGGACTTGAGACGGCTGTTTCCCCGGTTCAGCAAGGAGAACTTCCCCAAGAATCTGGCGCTGGTGGAAAAGTTCAGGATCATGGCGGACAAGAAGGGTTGCACGCCTGGTCAGTTGACTGTGGCTTGGTTGATGGCGCAGGGGGAGGATATCTTTCCCATTCCGGGGACGAAGAATATCAAGTATTTGGAGGAGAACGTCGGCGCGGTGCGGGTGGAAGTGAGtgaagacgaggagagggagataCGGGGTTGGTTGAACGACTTTGGCTTTGCGGGGATACGGGTGCCGCCTGGGTTGTTGGATGAGTTTAATGACACGCCTCCTCTGTCGTAG